The genomic interval GATAACTGTCATTTGAGTTAGGCTTACCCTAAATTCAAAATAATGTCATTGCACAGTCCTTCtcaaatttcaaagactcttcctttctttaaataAGGTCACACTCATAGGTCCCAGTGTCAAGAGATAAATATGTCTATCTGGAAGACATCATTCAACCCAGTGAAGAGATGTCCATAagtgtttgttgagtgaatagCAATGGCTTATGTGGCCCATGTGACCTGACCTTGTTCCAGCTCTGACCTCCTCACTTACATTTGTCCCTCCTACTGCTGGAACCCTACCCCATTCCAAGTGATGCTCTAGGCCGAGGCCTGTGCATCGAACCCTTTACGTGTTCTTCTCTACACTTGCTACAGTCCAGTCTGAGTGTCTTCTTCTTTGTGAGGCCCATTCAGCACTCCCATTCCACTCACCCAGACCCTGCTGAGGCATCCTGAACATTATAGGTGCCCACCCATATGTGTGGACGGAGTAAATGATTGATGACTGGGTAGTGGGTAGGtaatgggtagatagatggatggttggTGGGTGGCTTAATGAGTCAGAGAGTAGATAAATGAACAAGTCatggtggatgggtggatggatggttgaGTGGCGGgtagatggataggtgggtggtggataaataaatgaatgggtgTGGATGAATTggtagatgggtaggtggatgaatgagtaggtggatagatgggtaggtgggttGCAGATGAATGGGCAGATAGGAAGGTGGCTTGATGAATGGGTATATAGTGGACAGATGGATActatgggtgggtaggtggataaaTTGATTGGTAGATGAGTGTGCATTAGTGGATGGGGGATAGATAAGTGGttgagtgtgtgcacaggtgGTGAATGGGTAAATGAGCAAGAATAGGTGGGTGTATGTATGGATATGGGGTGAATAAGgcgatggatgggtggatgagtagACAGATAAGTGACTGGAATAAGTGTGCATCAGTTAGTGAAGCAGCAGACGTATGTaggtggatggataaatggatcagtggataaagggatggatggatggatggataaatggttAAATGTATGAgtaggtagatgggtggatgtTTGGGTAGATATATGTgtggaatagatgagggggaaagaCATGGGTGGATGATTGTTTGAAGGATGAGTAAGcgaaaggatggatggatgagagtCATAAAAGTTGGCAGACAGATAACTAGACAAATAACTGGGTCTGTGGAGGGAAGAATTTTGACAAATCGAATTTtccaagaagaaaaggagaggacagagaatcCTGGAGCACCCAGGTGGGGGTTAGGGAGTGTTAAGGCAGCCCGGAGAGGATTTCTGAGAGGTGAGGACTAACTCAAAAAGGCTGAGCAAAGTGATTTGTTTTACTCAGGATTGGGGCCAGAGGAGGACCTGGAGAAGGCAGGTGCCCACTGCTATGAGAGTAGAGGTCAATGTCAGTGGAGTGAGGAGGGCACCCTGGAGCTCTAGGGGTTCCTCGGGGACCGGTGGCTTTATCAGTAGGTGTCAAGGACTCCAGGTTTAGGTGATTGGCTTGGGAAAAGGGTTAAGAGTCTGGAGCCTGGACACCCCCAGGCCAGCTCCAGAGGGTCCTAGCCAACTGTGGAGTTGACAGAGGGCGGAAAGGCTCACAGTGGGCTTTTAGGAGACAATGGGACTGAATAGTCCTCACAGGAGTGGGAAGCTCTGGGCCTTCCTCCACCCACATACAAGACACTGAAGCATCTCAGAAGAAAGACGCACTGGGTGGAAAGGTGGTCTGCCCAGATTCAGGCCTCACTCATCCTAGCCTCAACTCTGTCAAGCCAGAGGCTGGCCAGTGCCATTTATTTTCACCTTACTGGTATCCAGTCTTCCTCTTCAAGGATAAACTTGTGTCTTCTAAGCAGTTCCCCATGACCACTGTGTACCCTGAGTTTAAAAGCAGCCCTTAGATTGTAGGCTGCCCCAAAGACCCCCTTTAGCATGCCCAGAAGAGACTCTAGActgcaaacaaaactaaaagcgaATGCTAACCGGTGTGCTGGCTTGgcacctgtaatttcagtacccgggtggctgaggcagaagagctgagattgccatgagttccaggccagcatggacATACATCCACTTGCAGTTCCAAGCTTGCCTGGGTTAGAGTGTGagactgtatcaaaaaaaaaaaaaaaaaaaaaaaaaacaaaaaaaacaaaaacaaaaacaaaaacaaaaaacaaaaaacaaaaaacaaaacaaaacaacaaaaaaaaatctagccaaacacaataaaaagaaatgctaGTGTGTAGCAATAATTGGGGAAAAGGAACAGAGTCCCAGGCACAGGACCTCAGCAGCTGCCCCAGCCTGGGTTCTTCCCacatgggggaagggcacatgcCCATCAGCACTAAGAAAAGTGGGGACTAAGGACTAGTAGTAAAGGTGCAGAAAAAAAGATACCCAGGCCAGCCTTCAAGCTTCTAGAGGTCTGCCTCACTTTACTCCCAGGGTCAGGGATCCCAAAGACCAGGTGAGTCTAGTGACGACTGGGGACAGGCTCCATCCTAGCCTTTAAAGAGGGAACAGTAGGGGTGACTGCATGTGCAGGGAAACCATCCTAGGTGTTTTTCACTGAGTCCCCATGTCCATCACCAACCATGATTGCTCACCCAtccttctccccaacccccaaagcTAATGTTTCCTGGGGTGGGTATTCATGGTGCATGGCTCATTTGAAAACATGGGATCCCTTTAGCCCCACAGCACCCTATCTTTGAGGACTTAGGGAAAATGTCCTCCACCCTCTGAGTTCCTTGGAGAGTAGCTTATTGAGACCCACTTCTTCTCATACTTCGAAGGTTTTTCCTTTACATCCACTACCTCCCATGAGTCCTCAGGCATCAGgcaccctttcttccctccctcccttcctccctcccccctccctcccagcctTCCTTCCCTTTGCCCCCTCCTTCAAATAAAAGATCAAAGAACTCagtaaatagaattttaaatgctttattagGTTTGCGAGCGTTaacaggttaaaaacaaaacccaagcttTGGATTTTGCCAGAAAATGCATGTTAAAGGGACTGAGTTGGGGCAAACACCTGGGGCCACTGCTGGATGACATGGACAGTGGCACAGGTGACATATGGCGTTCGACACGTGGGAAGTCTTCACATGAtgacaaagggagggacccaagagGGGATCCCACCGAAGACAGTGAGGAAGAGACAAGATGGAGGGCCACACTAGGCATGGGAGGCCAGGGAGGTGCCTACATCAGGGTGACCTATGATGAGGAGAACTGCAAATCTGGGGACACAGAGGGTGGTCAGCAAATGCCCCTGAAAGCACCCATCCCACGAGGCATATTAACACTGGGTAGGTGTCCAGTCAAATGGGTAGGTAATTTAGGGTGCCTCGAGTTATTTTGGGGACCAAGCCAATTCACATTCTCCAATTATAAGAATTTACTTTTTGAGTTTCTGTCCAATGTTCCAAATGGCCCATTCTTTAGGCACTTGCTGAGAGACCCTCTGTGCCATGCTTGGCTGACACACACCGCCCCCAGGGTGGTGCCAGTCCTGTCACCTGGGCCCAGAAGCCTCAGGCCTCTAGATTGCTAGTTGGACTGTTGGGCAGGGGGACTGCACTGGAAGCAGAAGTGGGGGTGAGGTAAACCTCCAGCCGTCCTGTTCCCCACCGCAGTCCTAGGCACCGTGGAGTGGCTGCTACGGCTCACCAGACCCTCGGGCCCCAGGGCCCAGACAACCCCATGTACACAGTTCTCCTAGCTCTGAAGGCTTTAAGCCTCCTCGCCTCCCCAACTCCAGGCCTCACCCCACCTTGCCCCTAGGAGGTCTGTAGAGCTCCAGACCTCCTGTGGGCAAGGTGGGGTGCTGAGGAGTGGGTAAGATGACGCTGAGGGACGGGGGTGGACTTCCCCCAAGTGCTCAGAAGGCAGCCACTTGCTCCCGCCTGATGGAACCCCTCTACTCTCACATCTATAACCCCTTCCCCCCCAACTGGCAGTAGCCAGCTGGGGGCCCCATCTTTGTGGCCTCCGAGCACCTTCCTAACACCTGAGGGGACACTGCCCCACGACCCCTCCACTCCTCAGAACTTCTGGGGACCAGCCACTGTCCCCAGAAGTCAGGCCAGGTAGCGGCCTTCTCAattccttttatttctctgtggGTGCGTGGCCAGCACCCCACAGAGACTCCACTCCCAACTCAGGCCAAGCgatagagaaagagataaaaaaaaaaaaacaaaaatcaaatcaaggTTGATAAATGGCGGAGAGCAGGACATGGTGGTAGCCGGTGTTGCTGGCTCTAGCCGGTGTTGTTGGCTCATTACATTCATTACTTGATCACTGCTCCCGTTATGTAGGGAATGGGTACAATTTGATTATGAGCGCATAAAAAGCTAAGGagggataaaaaaaaacaaaaaaaaaaaaaagggaaaaaaccgGCCCCAGAAAATAAAAGAGGGGAATAGACTAATTGTCATAAAATTTGGGGTCCTGATTCTTCAGTAATTCTGCAAGTTGACCTGTGCCTCCTCCTGATTCTTCCACTAAAACCTCTCTGGGACCACTTCCTACCCATAGCTCcccccacccagcccccactgccccccacccacccctccaaCCGCCAGACTTCCCACACTCCCCATCATCAGTGTGAGTCTCCTGGGGAGCCCCTAAAAAGTGGGGGCTCCCCAGGAGACTGACAGAGATGGCCCATAGGTGTGCTTGGGGGAGGGGTTGTCCCCCAGATCTTTCTTCCCAGGAACACACCTAGGGGTCAGGCTACTTGGGCAGCATGTATCACTTGGCAGTGCCATCTCCTTATCTGGCCAAACTTATTCTACACTGGATAAACACTGGTCCTCATGGGGGCTGAGGAGTACCGGGGCTCATGCTGTAGAAGTCCCTGTGGACAGGTGCTCAGATGGAAGCGAGCCGTGCTAGAATGCCTCCCTCACCGAGAAAGACAGAACTAACAGCCGGGTCACACAGGACAAGCAGCAGCAGAAACTAGATGGATCGGGAGGAGAACTCAAACTATGTGAACTGCTCGGGGAATTTGGAGTGGGCCTTGGTTTGGTCAGTGGGGTTCGAATTGAAGTTGCTGAGCCAATTCAGTGTTCTCatccaattgtgtgtgtgtgtgtgtgtgtgtgtgtgtgtgtgtgtgtgtgtgtgtgtgtgtgtgcatgtctgtgtgtgagtataaaCATGTGCTTTTTAGAGCAGGTATAGAAAAGTGAGATTTGGGGGACGGGGGCTGGTGCCAATTAAGATCTATTTCCAGTTCTCATGTTGTGTTCCTTTCCTTGGGTTCCTTCACCCAGCCCCCTCCTTGGTGACATGGGGGACATTTGTGATGGAATGACCAGTGAAGAAAGAGTTTGGGCGGCTACCGTTGTTCACAGCCAGCTTACGCTAAAAAGCGCCTGGTGacaagaagagggcactgaagCGATGACATGCCACCTACAAAATTTTGggtccccttcctttcttcttgggTTCTGAGATCCAAGTCTAAGCCAATTTGACTAAAGATCCAAATGGGAAGAagatgaagggggggggggcgccgAATCATTTGATTTTGCCAATTGTTTTTAAGCCAATTGATTTTTAGAATGTTTTAAGCCaattatttttttagttatttaatttttaaatcatttatggAGTTTCTTAAAAGCCAATTTGTTTTAAAGGGACTGTAGACTGTAtgttttaaagggttttttttaaatgtgcatataTAATTTGGAGGGTGTCAATTGAGTTGTTTAGAGCCAATCAAATTTGTTTTGAAGAGTTGCTGAGATCCCCTTGCCCGATGGTGTGGGGCAAGGGGAGCAGCCTGATGTGGGGAGGCGGGGCATGGGGGTGGGTAGGGAGAAACCTGGGGCGGGAAGTGGAGCAGAGAGATCTTAGTGTGGGACGTGATGGAACTGTCCCTGCTCAAGAGGAGGTCACAGATTGATGGTACTACATTGCAGAATTACCACATAATTTGGTTCACTGATGGTTGCTGGACATCTCCGAAGAGGCTCCCCCGTGGGCGGGGTCTCTGGGTGGTAACACGATCAGGGGACGGTGACGTTTGGCCTCTCTGAACGCTTCGAGCTCTTTGGCAAGCATGCGACCCCGGCGGGCACGCAGGAGGGCAGGCAGGCCTCTGCGCAGGCGTCCCGCGGACTGTCTCCAGGTGTCATATTGGAAGAACTTGCCCACGGGGTATCTGGGGAAGTCGTCCTGGAGAGGAGGTGCTAGTCAGCAGGTTTCGGGGTATCATGTTAGCCTGATCTCCCATCCAGGTGTCACCCCTACCCCCACTAGAATCACACCAGCTCATGGCAACATCTATGTTAATGGGCAGAGGCCAACAGTAAAATGTGGGTGGACTTCGTGGCACCCCAAATCAAGAAGCGAGTGGTCTTTTTGTTTCACCCCACAATTCCTTCAACCCCACCCCACTACCTACCGGAAGTACGGCCTGAGAGGTAGACACGTCCCTCTCGGACTTGGCGGGGGTGGCACAGTAAGTCTCCAGAAGGGCCAGGTCGCAGCTGCggaagcagcactcttccacgATGCCACGGCTGCGACGGTTGGCACGGCTTGAAGGCCTGCCTGGAAGTTCCACAGGACAGACAGCTTCAGTTAGTGTTCACTGGGGTCAGCACCCATTGGGGTAGCCTCCCCAGATTACCCCCCCTCCCAGGGTAGGCTGAAGAAGAAAGGAACTACCCCTGCCCTTCCACTAGGACCTGGCCGTCACCCTGCAGGGATGTGGTAGAAGTGTGAGCCAGACAGGCCAAGATGcccagaaaggaaaaataaaggtgCATGCTGCAGGACCAGCCCCTGGCATCTGATGCCTCCTGCCTGGCAACTAACACAGCACAGTCTCTCTGTCCCACAGactccatggagaccagaggccaCATTGGAGTGGTTTGGAaaacagggaggaggagggggtgagCCCCTCGAGGGGGCCATGGTGGACACAGGTGTGATCTCTGGACTTGGggcccacccccaacccccattgcTTAACTGTGACAGGAAGGGAAGATAGGGTAGGAGAGAACAAGACGGGAGGGGAGGAGTGAGGCACCCAAAAAccactcccttctcttctcccgtcttccccctctcccccacagTCCGAGGTTGGGCTTGGGGCCCTCCTATCTGTGAAGCCCCTCCGTGCAGGAGTGGCTCCTGAGCAAGGACTGGTCCTGCAGTACCCACGAGCAGGAGTAGTTTCCAGAGGTTTGAGCAGTTCACAGGCAGGTAGGCAGAAGTGAAGAGGAGGAGGCTGCGTGTCCAGGACCAGGCGAGGAAGATAGAGTGGCCCATGCCAGCAAGGATAGTCATCCATTCTGGTGCCCCTGCCCCTCCCAGACATGCCCCACCCATGCGTCCCCCATCACTGTCTTCTGTGAGCAGTGAGCCCatgcccagcccctcccccaactgGGAAATCAAGAGAAGCATGAACATTGAAAGCAGGGAAGCACCCCATGTTGTAAGTCTGGGAACCCCTGAATTTGGATGGCCAAGGTCCTGCTCTCTGCTTGTACCCCCAAACTACATGTACACTCTCAACCTGGCAGGGACCTGACAACCACATATGGCTTTGcttttattaactttaaaaacttttaaaactatcAGACTTGTGAATATGAGATTACGGCCCTGCCCAGGGGGGAGGGGTAGCTTAAGCGTAAGGCCAGACCAGTGTACTAACTGTCACCCCATCCAGGGAGGCTTGCTCCCCCCCTCCCATCTCTCGGGAGTTACTTACTGAAGTAGAAGCCGCGGTCCGAACAGACAAACTGAAGCGTGTCAACAAGCTCCCCTCCGCACAGAGTCTCTCTGGGGCGGTAAGCAGCGATGCAGCACAAGGCGAaggccaaagagatgagaagcacCAACATCGACTTCCCCACTGGGATCCCCATTGGTACCTGGAGAAAAAAATGCAGGCTATGAGCTAGAGGCCCCAAGCCACACCCCTAATCCCAAGAGGCTGGCTTCTCCCAGCCATCAAAGACACCTATCATctcttaattaaaaatgtaattggaATTTGAAAGACGGCTCGTCTCATTATTTATTTAACCTGGGAAAACAGGAGAACTTGAATTGCTGAGGTCAAAAACCACTTTAAGTATGGAGAAATTCAATGGAGCCCAGGAAGGCACCCCGAGGTGGCTTAGAACTGTAAGAAACCCTCCAGGACCACCCATCCATGGGCGCAATTGCTGCTTAACCACACCCACAGCAGCAGGGGCCAGTGCTGGACACTGGACCTGGTTTCCATGCTATGACATCATGGGGGTGGGGCCGGCCCAAGGGCACATCACCATTGCCACTCCTACTCTGGCTTCCAAGCACTGGCCAAGATGGCAGATAGCTCCACCCCACCCACCGTGGAACATGTGCATCCAAAGGGACCAGTCGCCAGCCGCCCCCCccgcgccccctccccccccccccgctggcCAACCTTCCCTAAGCAGCAGAGCcagccccacccatccaccccacCTCCCAGGCCATGGTGAGCAGGTCAAGAATCCAATGGTTAGCGCAATGAGCCAGCCAGTGCTCGTGTGAGCCTTGCTCTCCAGGGTCACCCAGTCCTCCAAGTATAGATTTTCCTGGGCACCTTAGAGCTCGAAAAAGAGCCTAAAGCTCTTTTTCTATATCAGGCCTTAACCCTTACCATTCATGGTCAGGGACCCCAGAGAGCCCCTCTATGGCCCATAGGATCACCTTTCTGCTAAGAGCTAAATCTACCCATGGTACTAGAGGCGGCAGTTTGGGTCCCTGGGAGGCTGAACACCCCATTTTGGAGAGACACACCCCCTTCACAGGCTGTGTGGCAACAGGCAGGGACACTGGTTAGCTAGCTTTTTAGTGGTGGGAGGCCACGATGACCCACAGTAAGACACCCTTGACCCTGTAGTAAGAAGAGCCCTCCAGGCCGCAGCCCCAGCCTGTTCCATAGGCCCAGGGGATTTCTTGCTGCAAAGAAACATGTGAGAGACCAGTGCAGAACAATTCGTTTACGCTCCCTCGGGTAACTAAAAGTCATCTTTGCCCACCTCCTCCTCAACAAGACCCAGACCGACCCTCCCAATGCCCTCTGTGCCACCAAACACTTTCCATCAGCAGGTTATAGCTACAGCAGTTagtcctggggtggggtgggggaggcaggcaGACGGAGCTGACCTCGAAGTCCCTTCCCAAAGCCAGATCACACTGGCTGGTCCAGCCCAGGTGTCCAGGAGAAGCAAGCAGGAGACTGACCAGGAGGTAAGGGATAGCTGAGGGCCCAGGGAAGGCCCGAATTtgttgggagtggggaggggaaagaaaagtaGAGGACAGGGCAGGTGAGGAAGCCTGGGGGCTAGTGGGAGCACAGGGCAGAGGCCGAGGAAGGACGAAGGCTTGGTAGAGGTAGCAGGCCTGGCTGCTAGGGCAGAGGCCCCAGGCTACCCGATGCCCTGACCACCCCACTGGGCAGGCCAGAGCGGGTATGGCAGCAGGGTCCTGGCTCCAAGGCCCTGGTTACCTGAAGTTGGATAAGGAGGCCGCTGGGGCTGGAAGAGGATGAAgacaggaaaaggctggaagGCTCTCACAGGAGAAGCTAATGTCCAGTTTGCGAACTGGTCAGTGCCTTCGCTTTTTATGTCTGAGTCGGCTCCTCCCAGTCCCGgctccaccctacccccaccccctccctgctgaccactccccccgccccctttgCACccgccccctccctccttctagcCAGTCCCTTTTCTCCTGCACCCCCAAGAGCTAGCCTTGGACCATTCCTTAGCAAAGCACCACCAGTGGGAGGGGGGCCTCATCGTGCGCCCCCAGCCCTTTCTGCACAGACCaatgggggcgggaggggggcTCCTTCCCACATCCTCCTATGGAAAGTTCCACCCAGTAAAAGGCAGGGGCAGTTATTTCTCTCTGAACTGTAACTTTTCTGCCCTTTTGAGCCCGAAACCGTGCCCTCTCCCCCCAACATTCCAGGTTGGGAATGCTGGGGACCGAGttggggtgtgtgggtgggggggggaagcagcTAGCTGTGGGGTCTGGCCTGATTCTTTTGCCAATTTTGGGGGGGCTCCTGGCCCCGCCCACCCAGTTTTCCTTCCTGTCTCATTGGCACAAAGTCAACATACCACGGTGGGCTTCAGAGATTCTGCCCCCCTCCTCATCACCCAGCACCCTGGGGGTGGAGGGTTACAGGGCCTGCGGCATCACGAATCCTACGTTTTAAGCTGTTCATTCCCCCTTCCCCAACACACAGCAAAGCACCAGGAAGTCTCCTGTGAGTTCAACTTACGCACCCCCTCCCCAACAGTCCCCATACCCCcgccccttcccccactccttgGCGCAAGGGGGGGACAAGAGTTTGCTTAGGGAACGAGCCCCcagccccccaccaccacaccagTCCCTCCATGCCTAAGCCAGGCCCTgcgtaccccccacccccagggcccCTGAGAGCCCTTACCTGGAAGCCGGCGACGCTGCCGCCCATCTCCCTGCTGCGGGTATGCAAACCGAACAGCGGGCGAAGGCCCTTCTGCCGGGCACTCCTCTGCCAGCGCCGCTCTGGCCGAGTCGCAGAGCCGAATGTGCGACGGGACAGAACGGGGAGAtggcttttttggtggggatgGGGGGCGTCTCTTCTGCTTCTTTAGGGTATCTTAGGGCTGGGGCGGGCCAGATATTGTACTTTCGGGGGGGAAAGGTATCGGGAAATGAGGTCAGCTGTTGTATAAAGGATAGTTGGGGGGCAGAGatagtgagagagacagagtgaacGTGAAAGGGGGGGaccacagagagggagagagggagagaggacagcGAGAGGCGGGTAGGCTCACAGCGGGAGAGGACAGCACGGAGAGAAACAGAAAGCGTATAATTAATCCACTTGGGTAGGCGAAGGCAGAGGGCGGACGTGAGGGGGAGGGAGTCTGAGGCGAGGAgcggggagggggcaggaggggaGCTTAGGAAAGGTGGCGAGTAAGCGAGTGCGCGAGGGGGGGCGCACTCTAAGCAGAGGAGAGGATGCAACTTCGAAGGACCGAGGACGGTGTTGAGGGGGGAGGAATGGAGGCGTCACCCCGGCCACGGGCACCCAGCTCGGTTAGGGCCGACGGAGCCCTCAGCCGTCGTAAGCCCGGGCttcttgtggggggggggggcaggcgtGGCGGCGCCGCGGCTGCTCGGGACTGCAGCGAAAAGAGAGGAGCGGCCGGGCTGCGCGCCGGGGAGGGCTGGGAGGGGGAGCGCGGGGGATGACAACGCCGGCGACCTGCAAGCCGGACTGCCTGCGGTGGGGACCGCCTCCTCAGGCGAAGCAGGAATGGGGTGTTGAGGTAGATAGAGGAGGAGGCGGTGGGGAGATCCGCAGGCCCGACGGAGCGCGGCCCCGCCGACGGCGCCCTGCACGGGAGTTAGCAGCAGCGAGGTGGCGGACGGCGTCGACGCGGGGCCGCCAGCCCGGATGGAGGCGCTGGCGGGCCGAGCGCGGGCGGGCGTGGGCCAGGAGGCGGGGGCGGCCGGAAGGGGGGGCCGGGGGCCGGCCTGGCCTCACGCAGCTCCGCCGGAGAGCAGGCGAACTCCGGGCGCCAACGCCCGGTTCTTATAGCCGCGCCACCCCGCGGCTCGGCGCCCGCTCGGGCCCCGCTGGCCTTACGCCCGCGCCAATGGGCGTCCGCAGGGCCCTCGCCCCGCCCCGGGACCGCCCCCGCAACTCGAGCCACGGGGGGAATGCGGGTCGGGGGCCCTGGGCACGGGGGTTGCCTGTGGGGGGGAGTGGGGTCCCTGGTAGCAAAGATGGGGGTGGGCTATGCGCCCCAGCAGTCCCACCAAGTCCTGGGTGTCCATCTCAAAAAATCGAGGCCTCAAGTCATGTTTCCGGGGTGTCTTGTGCTTGTGCAACATGGGCGCGTGGTGTGAACCAACGTGCGTGGCACCCTAGGCCTCGGTGGTAGTGAGGGAACCTGTACCCAGTTAGAGGGTTACACGGTAGGCGCATCCCGACAGACAGTTTAGGCATTTGGTAGCTGGATCCAGGGTCCTCACAGGGACCTACCTGCCAAGCAGGGGACAGTCCCCTGAATCGACTAGGCAGAGCGCGCAGCCTCCACCTGTCTGAGCAGGCAGTGCGGGCTGTGATGCACCTCATAGCAGCCTAAGCGCCCCTAGCCTCGTGCTTTGTGCGGGATCTCCTAGCAgccgtgggggggggggcaccaggTGCACCATGAAGGGAAGGCTGGCTTGGCCACGCCAGATCTGGGCCCCCCGTGGAGCCCCGCACAATGTCTGCGCCCTTCAGAAAAAGAAGCAGGGCGGGAAACGTAGCTCAAACTAGACCTGTAAGCCAGAGCTCACGGAAAAGCTTCTAAGCGGCGCGCCTTTGGGACCCACCCAGAATGTCCAGATAACAGTTCCCTGTCCTCAGCACTTTAAATTTGCTTAGTTGCAGGTTCGGCCCCAGGGGCCAACACGATAATTTGGGGCTATTAAGAAACTATCTCTGGGTAGATATAAGAAGCCATTGTGAGTTTTACCAAATCAAAATCACTCCTAAACCGTGCACCTTGTTTCCCTCTCCCGACCTCCGAACCTCTAGGCCTCTAAGGGGCCACTACTGGCGGAAACCCGTGCACCCAGGGCTAACCT from Arvicanthis niloticus isolate mArvNil1 chromosome 1, mArvNil1.pat.X, whole genome shotgun sequence carries:
- the Igf2 gene encoding insulin-like growth factor 2 isoform X1, with protein sequence MGGSVAGFQVPMGIPVGKSMLVLLISLAFALCCIAAYRPRETLCGGELVDTLQFVCSDRGFYFSRPSSRANRRSRGIVEECCFRSCDLALLETYCATPAKSERDVSTSQAVLPDDFPRYPVGKFFQYDTWRQSAGRLRRGLPALLRARRGRMLAKELEAFREAKRHRPLIVLPPRDPAHGGASSEMSSNHQ
- the Igf2 gene encoding insulin-like growth factor 2 isoform X2 — its product is MGIPVGKSMLVLLISLAFALCCIAAYRPRETLCGGELVDTLQFVCSDRGFYFSRPSSRANRRSRGIVEECCFRSCDLALLETYCATPAKSERDVSTSQAVLPDDFPRYPVGKFFQYDTWRQSAGRLRRGLPALLRARRGRMLAKELEAFREAKRHRPLIVLPPRDPAHGGASSEMSSNHQ